Genomic DNA from Corynebacterium diphtheriae:
TTCGGCGTAGGCCTTGGCTACGCGCGCTGGGGTTTCTTGCAGTCCTTCGCGGTCGGGATCTTCTCCGACGGCGATGAGGAGTTCTCGGACTGCGGCTTCGGCGCGTTGTTGATCAAATTGTGCGGTCATGGGTGTGTTACTCGTCAGTTTCTTCGACTCGTTTGATCACTTGGGTGGGATCAGACGAGGGGCGCTCACTGTCGGCGGGTGCGCGGTGGCGTCCGGATTCATCGTTTGGTTTCTCCCACGGGTTTTCGGTGCGCTCGTTTTCTGGAAGTTGGAAGCCTACTTCTTCCTGTGGTTCGGCAGGGGCTGCTGGTGTGCTGTCGTCTGCGTAGTTTTTCACGCCGGGGTGCACGGAGGCAGGGGTGTCTGCGTCCTTGGGTTGCGCTGGTGGCCACCCTGGTGCGGTCCAGCCTTGTGGTGGCGGGGTGCCACCGTAGCGTTGTTCCTTGGTTGCAGAGGTCGCAGGGGTTGCAGGCTTTTCGACGCGCTGCGCGGTGCCGTCCATGTGTCCGAGTCCGCGTGCGGGTTCCTGTGGTCCTTGTGCGGGTGCTACGGGGGCAGCCCCTGCGTTGCGTGCGGCGAGTTCTGCTTCCCGCTTGGCACGTGCGGCCTTGGATGCCTCCAGGATGGAGAAGGGCTTAGGTGGTTCTTCGCCGCGCTCGATAGCGAGCTCGGTTGGGGTCTTGACTGGTTCGCGGCCTGCTTGGCGTGGGAAGCGATCGTTTTCGTTAGGGAATACGTCGCCCACTTCGCGTGGTTCGATGCCTTCGAATAGTGCTTCGAGGTCGGGGCGTCGCAGTGTTTCTTTTTCGAGGAGCTTTTCGGCGAGTTTGTCAAGGTAGTCGCGGTGCTCAGCAAGGATGCTGTAAGCCTCTGCGTGGGCTTTATCCAGCAGGTATTGCATTTCGCGGTCGATTTGGGCAGCAACGTCCGGGGAGTATTCTAGGGTGCCGGTTCCACCGCGGCCGGAGAAGGGGTCGCCTTGTTCTTCGCCGTATTTGACCATGCCCAGTGATGGGCTCATGCCGTACTCGGTGAGCATGGCTTTGGCGATCTTGGTGGCTTGTTCGATGTCGGCGGAGGCGCCGGTGGTTGGTTCACCGAAGACGAGTTCTTCGGCTGCGCGGCCACCCATGGCAAACACGAGGCGTGCATAGAGCTCGTCGCGGTTGTACATGCCTTTGTCATCTTCTTGGGCGGTCATGGCGTGGCCGCCTGTGCGTCCACGCGCCAGGATGGTCACTTTGTACACGCGCTCGATGTTCTTGAGTGCCCATGCGGATAGGGTGTGGCCGCCTTCGTGGTAGGCGGTGACCTTCTTTTCTTTTTCGGAAATCACCTTGGAGGATCGACGTGGGCCGCCGATCACGCGGTCGGTGGCTTCTTCGAGTGCGTCTGCGGTGATCACGTTGCCGCCGATACGTGCGGTGAGCAATGCTGCTTCGTTGAGCACGTTGGCGAGGTCGGCACCAGACATGCCGGCGGTGCGGCGTGCCAGTGCGGTGATGTCGGCGTCTTTGGCAAAGGGCTTACCTTTGGCGTGGACGCGCAGAATTTGTTCGCGGCCTTTGAGGTCTGGGTTGGTCACTGGGATTTGGCGATCGAAGCGTCCTGGGCGCAGCAGTGCTGGGTCGAGGATGTCGGGGCGGTTGGTGGCGGCCATGATGATGACGCCTTCGCGGTCGCCAAAGCCGTCCATTTCCACCAGCATTTGGTTCAGTGTTTGTTCGCGTTCGTCGTGTCCGCCGCCCATGCCGGAGCCACGTTGGCGGCCGACTGCGTCGATCTCGTCGATGAAGATGATGCAGGGGCTGTTCTCGCGGGCTTGTTTGAAGAGGTCGCGGACGCGGGATGCGCCCACGCCGACGAACATTTCAACGAAGTCGGAGCCGGAGATGGAGTAGAACGGTACGCCTGCTTCGCCGGCTACTGCGCGTGCGAGCAGTGTTTTACCGGTGCCGGGAGGACCGTAGAGCAAAACGCCGCGTGGGATTTTTGCACCGAGTGCTTCGTAGCGGGTGGGGTCTTCGAGGAAGTCTTTGATTTCGTGCAGCTCGTCGATAGCTTCGTCTGCACCGGCGACATCCGCGAAGGTGTTGGTGGGCATGTCTTTGTCGAGCTCTTTGGCGCGGGAGCCGCCGAAGCCGAACATGCCTCCGATGCCACCTTGGCCGCCTTGCATGCGGCTGAAGATAAACATGATGATGCCGAACATGAGCAACATCGGCAGGATGTAGCTCAGCATGGAGACGAAGAAGTTTTCTTGGTTCACCTTGGTGGTGAACTTTTCTGCCTCGGACTTTTCTACCTTGCTAAAGATGTCGGCGGAGGCGCGTGCAGGGTACTTGGTCAGGATTTCCGAGACATCTTTTTGCCCCTCGTGTTCGATCGGGTTCTTGAGCTTGATACGCAGGCGCTGCTCGCGATCGTCGATCTCTACTTCCTTGACGTTTTTGTTATCCAGTTGGGTAACTGCCACGGAAGTTTCTACGGGCTTATAGCCTCGGGTGTCATTTCCAAGGAAAGTAAACACATAAATGGCCATGAGCACGATGGCGGCTATCACGCCATATTGCAGGGTCTTTTTGTTGTTCATGCACGCACCGGCTCTTGTGTGCCGGTCCCTTTCTTAAATGAATGTGGAAAAGCTACTTAAAGGTTCTGCCTTTAGTAACGCATAAAACCAGCCAGACGTTCCCAGCTGGTTTCTTTTGAGGTGCCCCTACCCTATTGTTCGGTGTACACGTTCTCGTTCAAGGATGCGACGAAGGGGAGGTCGCGGTACTTTTCTGCGTAGTCGAGGCCATAGCCAATGACGAACTCGTTGGGCAGGTCAAAGCCTATGTCGAGGCAGTCGATGGTGGTCTTTACTGCTTCTGGCTTGCGCAAGAGGGTGACAATTTCTAGGGACTTTGGTTTGCGTCCAGAGAGGTTCTTGATCAGCCATTTCAAGGTGAGGCCGGAGTCGATGATGTCTTCAACGATCACAACGTTGCAGCCTGCGACGTCTCGGTCGAGGTCTTTAAGGATTCGTACCACGCCTGACGACGACGCCGAGTTGCCGTAGGAGCTGACGGACATGAATTCGATCTGGCATGGAATGCTCAGTTTGCGCGCAAAGTCAGTGAGGAAGAACACTGCACCCTTGAGCACACAAATCAGTACCAGGTCTTCTTTTTCATCGCGGTACTTCTCAGATACGAGGTCAGCCAGTTCTTGGATGCGGTTTTGAAGTTGATCTTCGGTGATCAGTACTTCTTTCACGTCGTTACCGTAGGGGTTGGCTGGCACTGGAAGTTCCTTCGAATCGTGCATAGGGGTTTCACCTTTCATAATCAGCTAACCGAAAGTCTGCCATCTTTGCGGGTCACTTCCAACCCGTTTCCCACTGGAACGGCCTTTTGGCCGTGCCAATTGGTTATTAATGCGTCGACGGCACGCAGGTGAGCGGCGCTCACGCGCGCCCCGTAGGCTTGGAGTAGTGCTACGAGGTGGCGGCGTCGTAACGCTGGTGGCATGCCTGCTAGCTGGGCGATTCGGTCGTCGGGGGTGTCTACGTGCAAGGCGTGAGTGTCCTCGGCGATCAAGGTGGCGGCTTGTGACAATGCTGGCACTGCGTCGCCGCCAATGATGTCGGACAACAGCGGCACGACCTGGGTGCGTAGTGCTACGCGCAGGAAGTCGGTGTTGGCGTTGTGGGGGTCGTGCCAAGGTTCGATTCCGAGTTCTGCGCAGGCGGCGAGGGTGGTGGCGCGGCGAACGCCAAGCAGTGGCCGCCAGAGGTTGTCGGTGTGGATCTGCATTCCTGTGGCTTTCCCGCGTAGCGCGCCGAGCAGGAGTGTTTCGGCTTGGTCGTCGGCGGTGTGGCCGACAACGACGGGGAGGTTGCGGGAGTGGAGTGCGT
This window encodes:
- the ftsH gene encoding ATP-dependent zinc metalloprotease FtsH codes for the protein MNNKKTLQYGVIAAIVLMAIYVFTFLGNDTRGYKPVETSVAVTQLDNKNVKEVEIDDREQRLRIKLKNPIEHEGQKDVSEILTKYPARASADIFSKVEKSEAEKFTTKVNQENFFVSMLSYILPMLLMFGIIMFIFSRMQGGQGGIGGMFGFGGSRAKELDKDMPTNTFADVAGADEAIDELHEIKDFLEDPTRYEALGAKIPRGVLLYGPPGTGKTLLARAVAGEAGVPFYSISGSDFVEMFVGVGASRVRDLFKQARENSPCIIFIDEIDAVGRQRGSGMGGGHDEREQTLNQMLVEMDGFGDREGVIIMAATNRPDILDPALLRPGRFDRQIPVTNPDLKGREQILRVHAKGKPFAKDADITALARRTAGMSGADLANVLNEAALLTARIGGNVITADALEEATDRVIGGPRRSSKVISEKEKKVTAYHEGGHTLSAWALKNIERVYKVTILARGRTGGHAMTAQEDDKGMYNRDELYARLVFAMGGRAAEELVFGEPTTGASADIEQATKIAKAMLTEYGMSPSLGMVKYGEEQGDPFSGRGGTGTLEYSPDVAAQIDREMQYLLDKAHAEAYSILAEHRDYLDKLAEKLLEKETLRRPDLEALFEGIEPREVGDVFPNENDRFPRQAGREPVKTPTELAIERGEEPPKPFSILEASKAARAKREAELAARNAGAAPVAPAQGPQEPARGLGHMDGTAQRVEKPATPATSATKEQRYGGTPPPQGWTAPGWPPAQPKDADTPASVHPGVKNYADDSTPAAPAEPQEEVGFQLPENERTENPWEKPNDESGRHRAPADSERPSSDPTQVIKRVEETDE
- the hpt gene encoding hypoxanthine phosphoribosyltransferase; translation: MHDSKELPVPANPYGNDVKEVLITEDQLQNRIQELADLVSEKYRDEKEDLVLICVLKGAVFFLTDFARKLSIPCQIEFMSVSSYGNSASSSGVVRILKDLDRDVAGCNVVIVEDIIDSGLTLKWLIKNLSGRKPKSLEIVTLLRKPEAVKTTIDCLDIGFDLPNEFVIGYGLDYAEKYRDLPFVASLNENVYTEQ
- the tilS gene encoding tRNA lysidine(34) synthetase TilS — protein: MHKFWPRHSPNFMACRVAVRTVQPRDITVGLSGGADSLALVAALCAEDYNVHALCVDHGLQPGSHEVAQQAAHHARTFGAHTEIISVTVAPGNLEANARTARYHALHSRNLPVVVGHTADDQAETLLLGALRGKATGMQIHTDNLWRPLLGVRRATTLAACAELGIEPWHDPHNANTDFLRVALRTQVVPLLSDIIGGDAVPALSQAATLIAEDTHALHVDTPDDRIAQLAGMPPALRRRHLVALLQAYGARVSAAHLRAVDALITNWHGQKAVPVGNGLEVTRKDGRLSVS